A stretch of the Leopardus geoffroyi isolate Oge1 chromosome B2, O.geoffroyi_Oge1_pat1.0, whole genome shotgun sequence genome encodes the following:
- the RPL10A gene encoding 60S ribosomal protein L10a has translation MSSKVSRDTLYEAVREVLHGNQRKRRKFLETVELQISLKNYDPQKDKRFSGTVRLKSTPRPKFSVCVLGDQQHCDEAKAVDIPHMDIEALKKLNKNKKLVKKLAKKYDAFLASESLIKQIPRILGPGLNKAGKFPSLLTHNENMVAKVDEVKSTIKFQMKKVLCLAVAVGHVKMTDDELVYNIHLAVNFLVSLLKKNWQNVRALYIKSTMGKPQRLY, from the exons ATGAG CAGCAAAGTCTCCCGCGATACCCTGTACGAGGCGGTGCGGGAAGTCCTGCACGGGAACCAGCGCAAGCGCAGGAA GTTTTTGGAGACCGTGGAGCTTCAGATCAGCTTGAAGAACTATGATCCTCAGAAGGACAAACGCTTCTCGGGCACCGTCAG GCTTAAGTCCACTCCCCGCCCCAAGTTCTCCGTATGTGTGCTGGGGGACCAGCAGCACTGTGATGAGGCGAAGGCTGTGGATATTCCCCACATGGACATTGAGGCTCTGAAGAAACTCAACAAGAATAAAAAGCTAGTCAAGAAGCTGG CCAAGAAGTATGATGCCTTTCTGGCTTCTGAATCTCTGATAAAGCAGATTCCACGAATCCTGGGCCCTGGCCTGAATAAGGCTGGCAAGTTCCCTTCCTTGCTGACCCACAATGAGAATATGGTGGCCAAAGTGGATGAAGTGAAGTCCACAATCAAATTCCAGATGAAGAAG GTGTTGTGTCTGGCAGTGGCTGTTGGCCACGTGAAGATGACAGATGATGAGCTTGTGTATAACATCCACTTAGCTGTCAATTTCCTGGTGTCATTGCTCAAGAAGAATTGGCAGAATGTCCGGGCTTTATACATCAAGAGCACCATGGGCAAGCCCCAACGCCTGTACTAA